TCGTCGACCTGACGCCCACCGGGCTCGAGGACGCCATCGAGTGCTACGCGAGCCTCGTCGTCCGCCTCGGGCTGCTGCCGAGGCTGCGCGTCCCGCTCATCCGCGCGGTGGCCGGGATCGCGAGGGTCGGGACGCTCACCGTCGAGCCGACGCCGGCGCCGAAGGTGCCGCACAACCCCGCGCTCGAGGACGACCAGATCAAGGTGTTCCTCGACGTCGCCGTCACGCCGCCGCCACCGCCGTCGGGCGGTGGGGGAGGCGGTGGTGGTGGAAGCGCGCCGCCGCCCGCGCCCGGCGTGCCGCGCCCGCGGACGCGGACGGGCCCGCTCGACGCCGTCGCGGCGCTGTCCGAGCGCACCGCGACGGCGCTGTTCGCCGGCGTGCGCGACAACTTCGGCTTCGACGAGAACGGCAGCAAGAGCTTCGGGCCGTTCGTCCTGAGCTACGGCGCCGCCGGGCACCTCGAGAACGGCACGCTCGACTTCCGCCCCGACGGGTCGATCTCGATCAGCGAGCTGGACCTCAAGTTCACCAAGTTGCGGGCGTGCTTCGGCATCGACATCCCGGAGATCTGCGTCGGCGGGTTCTGCCTGATCCCGATCCCGTTCGACGGCTGCCTCGTGCGTGCCCCGAAGATCTGCCTGTTCGACGACGACCCGGACCTCGAGTTCTGCCTCGACATCGCGCCGTTCGTCCGGCTCGAGCTCTCGGCAGCGGTCCGCCCGGTCGTGAAGTACAGCGTCAACCCGAGGCGGACGGCCGGGATGGACGACTGGGACGCGCACGACGCCGGCGTCCCCAACCACTGGCAGATCTACATCGACCCGCTCACGATCGACGTCGATCTGTTCGACATCGCGGACATCGTCGGCGACCTGCTCGACGACGCGATCGACGCGGCGCTCGACACCATCCTGGGCCCCCTGCCCGATTGGGCGAAGGACCTCATCAAGGCGATCCTTGGACCACTCGTCGACCTGGTCCGCGACATCCTCGACTTCGGCGACGACTTCAGCGAGTGGCTCGCGGATCAGCTCGGCTTCAGCCTCGGCTTCCTCAACACGATCCTGACGCTGCTCAGCGACTACCTGGCCTCGAGGGCCCCGTTCGAGCTCGCCGACCCGGTCGAGGCGCTGCCCGCGAGCGGCGGGCTCATCCCCGTGCTCATCCCGATCGAGTTCCTCGGCGTCCGCGTGACCGGCGACGAGCTCGTCGTCGAAGCCGACCTAGGAGACTGACATGACGCCGATCCTGGACCCGCGGTTCCTGCGCCAGACGCAGTTCGACAGCGCGGCGCCCGCGGGCACCGCCGTGGTCGTGCACCGGTTCGAGCGCGAGGGTGAGCTCCAGCTGCTGGTGCACCGCGGGAAGACGCCGCTGCGGCGGGCGCGGATCAACGTCCGTCCGGAAGCCGGCGACGACCGGCCGGCGGCGTCCGCGCCGGACCTCGGCGGGCCCCGGGCCGCGCCGCCTGCTGCCGCCGCCTTGGACCTCGCGACGCTGCTGCGACCGGGGGTCCAGGCGCCCGATCCGACCGACCTCGCGCGCGGCGGCTACCTGTCGATCACCTCGTCGGAACCGCTCCCCGAGCACCACGTCGTCGTGACCGCAGGCGATGAGGTGGTGCTCGACACCCGCCGGCTCGGGCCGCAATCGGTGTTCGCGGTGACGCTCGTCCGGCCGGGGCGCTACCGCCTCGCCAATGCTGTCACGGGCCACGAGGCGGCCGTCGTCGTCACCTACCCCGAGGTCGGCAGGGCGCGCTACCGGCCGCCCGACCCGGTGGAGATCGAGTGCGGTGCCAAGGGCTTCGGCGCGACCTCCTTCAAGATCTCGCCCGCACAGGGCATCATCTTCCGGCTGGCCACCGAGTCGCGGATCCAGCTCGAGCTCGTCGAACCCGACGACGGTCCGGCCGCTCGCCGGCCACGGCCGAAGGCCTCGTTCCGGCGCCCCGCGCCGCCGCCGGCGAGCTGAAGGCGCTCGCGCCTAGCGGATCTCGCCGCGCAGGAACCGGTAGGCGCCGATCCCGACCGGAAGCGCCACCCAGAGCAGCGAGGTCGTCGCGACCTGCGCCCACTCGTGGCCTGAGAGCGTGTGCGCAGTCAGATCACTGAACGTCTCGCTCTGGTCGGTCCACCTGGCGAGGCCGTGGAGCCCGCCGATCACGTGCGTGACCGCCGAGTAGGCGATCGGCAGGACGTAGAGCGCGACGATCGCCGGGGCGGAGATGAGGATCGCCGCGCCCAGGCCGACGCCGGTCAGCATCGAGAGCACCGTGTACAGCACGGTCTGCAGGACGAGGCCGGTGTCGAGGTGGAACGCGTCGGTGGCCGCCGGGTTGATCGCGGTGCAGAGCGCGGTCAGGACCAGCGCGGCGACGAGCGCCAGGATCGACAGGACGATGCTCGCCGCGATCTTGGTGACCAGGACGCGCCCGCGGTGGGGGACGAGCGTGAACGTCTGCAGCGCGGTGCGCTGCGACCACTCGGAGGTGACGAGCAGGATCCCGACGACCGGCAGCAGGAAGTTGAGGGCCTGCGAGCTGTTGTTGAGGAGGTTGCCCCAGGTGTGATCGCCGTCCGAGCCGCTGAGCACGGTGATCAGCGCGGTCGCGAGCATCAGCAGGACGACGGAGATCAGCAGCCAGAAGCCGGCGCGCGTGTCGTAGGTCTTGCGCAGCTCGACGCGGGTGAGCGTCAGCAGGCCGGGCCGTGTGTCGCGGCCAGGGGCGACGGTGGCGGTGGCGGTGGCGGCACTCATCGCGTGGCCTCCAGGGCGTGGTCGGGGTTGACGGCCTGCTCGTGGCCGGAGGTGAGGTCGAAGAACAGCTGCTCGAGGCCGGCCGACTCGGACGGGCCGAGGTGGGCGAGGGCGACCTGGCCCTGCAGGGCGGCGCGGCCGACCTGGTCGGGTTCGGCGTCGACGATGAAGCCGCCGTCGGGGTGGGCGCGGTGGTCGAGCTGGGCGCTGGTGAGCGCGGTGTCGAGGGCGGCGGCGTCGTCGGCGGCGCGGACGAGCGTGCCGGCGCCGGCGAGCAGCTCCTCGCGCGTGCCGGCGGCGACGATCCTGCCCTTGCCGATGATCACGAGCTGGTCGGCGACCGCTTCGACCTCGTGCAGGAGGTGGGAGGAGAGCAGGACGGTGCCGCCGCGGTCGGCGAAGTCGCGGAGGAGCGTGCGCATCCAGCGCATGCCCTCCGGGTCCAGGCCGTTGGCGGGCTCGTCGAGGATCAGGACCTCCGGCTCGCCGATCAGCGCGTTGGCGATACCGAGGCGCTGGCGCATGCCGAGCGAGTACTGCTTGACGCGCTGGCGCGCGGCGCGCTTCTCGAGGCCGACGCGGTCCAGCAGCTCGGGGACGACCTTGGGGTCCTGGCCCATCGTCAGCGCGGAGAGCGTCAGCGCCTCCTCGCCGCGGCGGCCGTCGTGCTGGGCGCTGGCGTCGAGCAGGATGCCGACGCGGCGGCCGGGGTTGGGCAGCTCCCGGTAGTTGGTGTTCAAGATGGTGGCGCGGCCTGCGTCCGGCGCCGACAACCCGCACAACATGCGCATGGTGGTGGTCTTGCCGGCGCCGTTGGGGCCGAGGAAGCCGGTGACGGTGCCGGGGGCGCAGGTGAACGTGACGTCTTCGACGACGTTGCGTCCTCCGAGGCGCTTCGTGAGGCCTAGGGACTCGATCATGGTGGAGAGGATCTGGGTTTGGGGGTGGCGGCGCGACGGCCGGGGGTCGGTTCTGGGATCGACTTCGGTAGGGGGTCGGAGTGTCCTGCGGTGAGTACGGTGCTTGATGTCATGACTGACGGTGTTGCGCAATGGCAGCGGTTGTTGCTGCCCGCGGCGGTGCTCGCCGAGTCCGACGGCAGACGTACGCCGCGGGACTGGGTGGTCGACGCGTTGATGTACGCCTTCGCGGTCGTGTTCGGCGTGGCGATCCTCGGGTCGACGATGTCGTACCGCTCGGACCTGACGATCGGGCTCGACATCGCGTTGGGGGTCGTGGCGCTCGCCGCGCTGTGGTTCCGGCGGACGCGGCCGATCGAGGTCGCGGTGGTGGCGATCGCGCTGTCGGCGTTCAGCGCGCTGGCCGCGGCGGCGGCGCTGGCCGCCTGCTTCAACGCGTCGCTGCGGATGAGCAACGGCCGCCGCGTGGCGGCGGTCGGGCTGTTCGGCTGCGTGGGCGCCGCGGTGTCGGCGTTCTCCTACGGTGCCGCGCACGGCTACGACTGGTCCGGGCTGTTCGTCGGGTTGTTGCTGACGACCGTCGCGATCGGCTGGGGGTTGTTCGCCCGCGCCCAACGCGAGCTCGTCGCCTCGCTGCACGAACGCGCCGCACGGCTGGAGAACGAA
The sequence above is a segment of the Conexibacter woesei Iso977N genome. Coding sequences within it:
- a CDS encoding ABC transporter ATP-binding protein; amino-acid sequence: MIESLGLTKRLGGRNVVEDVTFTCAPGTVTGFLGPNGAGKTTTMRMLCGLSAPDAGRATILNTNYRELPNPGRRVGILLDASAQHDGRRGEEALTLSALTMGQDPKVVPELLDRVGLEKRAARQRVKQYSLGMRQRLGIANALIGEPEVLILDEPANGLDPEGMRWMRTLLRDFADRGGTVLLSSHLLHEVEAVADQLVIIGKGRIVAAGTREELLAGAGTLVRAADDAAALDTALTSAQLDHRAHPDGGFIVDAEPDQVGRAALQGQVALAHLGPSESAGLEQLFFDLTSGHEQAVNPDHALEATR
- a CDS encoding ABC transporter permease — translated: MSAATATATVAPGRDTRPGLLTLTRVELRKTYDTRAGFWLLISVVLLMLATALITVLSGSDGDHTWGNLLNNSSQALNFLLPVVGILLVTSEWSQRTALQTFTLVPHRGRVLVTKIAASIVLSILALVAALVLTALCTAINPAATDAFHLDTGLVLQTVLYTVLSMLTGVGLGAAILISAPAIVALYVLPIAYSAVTHVIGGLHGLARWTDQSETFSDLTAHTLSGHEWAQVATTSLLWVALPVGIGAYRFLRGEIR